The following is a genomic window from Platichthys flesus chromosome 13, fPlaFle2.1, whole genome shotgun sequence.
TTAAAATAAGTAATTTTCAGCTTATTAAAAAAGCTGATCAGAAGCACCTTTCCCCTCATGTTCATGCCGGTGTTGCTCATGTTGGCTGTGGATGTGTTCACACGACGCTACTGACTGACTACCATGGTTTAACCCTTTTCTTTTATACTTGACTGGATGGACAGAACTAGTGGCCCCCCTCAGAGAACCCCTTACTCATCAACTCATTATTGAAGCCTATAGAACACAGGTTTCAGTAAAAAGCCCTTTCACCCATAACAGAAAGCAatttacaaatgtgttgttAATATGTGAATGGGCTGAGCCAGGTGACTGAAACAATATAGAGAATGACCTGTGTGGGccttcatttctttgttttgggTTATTTGAATTACaatttagtgtttttattatgttataaaCATACATGATTTAGAGCAAGTGAGTTATACACTTTGTATGTTATTGTCAGATGTTTTGTCGTTTTCAATTGATTTTGTTTCATGAATTGTGTATATTTGATTTGCCCAAATAGAGCTTGCACAAAGTGActtaacagaaacacaaattatagactgtaaataaagatgaaagaagtatgtccacttcctcctcttatgcaatacacatgctcgaccaatcgtgacgcagtctcagctgtgaatcatgacacttcaccacgtTTTTATCAATTAAGTGAAACGTGAACAAACAGTGTGATTAAAAATCTcctaaaatgaaagaaacctactttggaaacattttatttacttgtactttgactttttagtcaTGTCCCACATGCCGCAGcctgtcaccagggggcagataagatattttggtttcacttttgggagctgatTGCCCCGGAACGGCCCCTTTCAGTCAGtagtcttttattatttttttaattaaacgtCCGGTGTGTAAGATTCAGTTGAAAGGATCTTTTGGCAGAATGTAGATAattctagtgatgttttcacatatgtgtttcatctaaattgtacaaattgttgttttcttcaccttAGAATGAgacctttaaatttaaatacctcatatttacatactttatatttacatcagtgtggatcctctctacggaggcagacatgttttttacagtagcccagactggacaaactaaaaacttttgagtttttatgagaaCTGAATTGACCACaggttctttcatgtttgtaaaaggggagggtgaggtgagggatcTTCAGCTGCAttatgcaacttcaccactagaggtcactgaATTCTACCCACAGAACCTTTAAGTGGTCACttactaacaataaatatgactgtttgtgaaaaggaaatatttgaataatatgTTCAATGATTTGTGACTTCGCTGAAAGCTGTAGGTTTCCCCCTTGTGTAAACTGTGGCCCCTTCATGGCCCCTGGTTTATGTTGAACCTCTTCCACTGCAGAGGTTCAACATCTGGGCTCATCCTCTCAGACAAatagattttaatattttgtgcaGACTAATGGTGGTTccagagaaaaggaaagtggAGGTCATGGGCAACAACAAAAGCCTTTGGGTTCATACAATGCAGATGAAATGTCAATGAGGTGCAACTTTGAACTGACCATGCCAGTGGAGTGAAGGTCTAGAGGTCATGAAAACCATCTGACTCACGAAGATCAGGAATATTCCTGCTCctgaaaatatggtcactggttTTTATAGATATGGCAGCTAGTGCCTGAGATAGTGGATTCAAACCCAAACCAATTTGATCTTTAAAACCAtaataatgtgtattttataaTGATATTGAACAATGCACATGTATATGACCACTAGACAAAATGTTTTTGCTAATTTTAGGATAAAATCTGTTGAGATGTTTACAACGTTTCCTGGGTTTTGttcaacattgttttattgtcaATATAAACTGATTCATTTTGTACATGTAACACTGTCATATAAACAGAAAAGATAAACAGTCATTTCTCATTATTATCATCAAATCTTTACTCTTAActaattttttggggaaacaAGCGAAGCTTTAAGCCAATCAGATACTTTGTTAAAACCAGTGTTTGCTTTCTTATCTGTTTAGATGATGTAAACGTGATTATTAATCTGTAAATCAGTTGATATTTGTGATGGGACTTTCAAATCCAACACATCCCCAATAATTTGGGAATGAACTGGTTCTTTGTCATAATCTGTTGAGTTTTGTGACGTAAAAAGATGTTTTAACTATTGAAGGGATTTGATAATACCACTGGAGTCGTCTCCTCACATTAAAACGGCTGCTCAACAAATCAACATGAACTTATGAAACAGATAGAAATATTTAGTCCAAAAAGTCTTTATTCTTTCAGTTTATTGAGACACATTGTAAACAACAGTTTCACATGTCGGTGATACGCTTCATGCTCATGAACCTGGTGCCGCTCATGCCCATGTCCCTGAAGCTCCTGTACTCTCCGGGCCTCATGTACATCATCTTGCCTCTGTAGTGGGGCTGCTCGTACATCAGCCAGTGGCCGTCCATCACGTGGCAGGACATGCAGTCGGACATGCGGTAACGCTCCATGATGGAGTCGCAGTCGTCCATCAGCTCCTGGCTCTGACCACCAAAGTTCTCCCTCTCGTAGATCTTCATCCTGTAGGATCCTCTGTGCTGGAAGGCAAAATCACGAGTTTACTTTGCGTCAGAGAAAGGTCAGAATGATTTGATATTAGCAGTCACTGCCGCCTGTGC
Proteins encoded in this region:
- the LOC133967533 gene encoding gamma-crystallin M3-like codes for the protein MTMGKIIFYEEKNFQGRSYECMSDCSDMTSYLNRCHSCRVESGCFMVYDRPNYMGNQYFMRRGEYADSMSMMGMRDCIKSCRMIPMHRGSYRMKIYERENFGGQSQELMDDCDSIMERYRMSDCMSCHVMDGHWLMYEQPHYRGKMMYMRPGEYRSFRDMGMSGTRFMSMKRITDM